Proteins from a single region of Paenibacillus sp. BIHB 4019:
- the rsbW gene encoding anti-sigma B factor RsbW, with product MADMKTSVQLTIPAEADYLDIVRLTLYGLAVKLGFEYEQIEDMKVAVGEACNNAIIHGYEHRGSGELHVSFEQQLDGLKICVRDNGTSFNYEQAVNRTAGALHATRLSEAPIGGLGLYMMQALMDHVEVNTTSGTEVILTKLLGRKEEMA from the coding sequence ATGGCTGATATGAAAACATCGGTGCAGTTGACAATTCCAGCGGAGGCAGATTATCTTGATATCGTAAGATTGACCTTATATGGTCTTGCCGTTAAATTAGGTTTTGAATATGAGCAAATTGAAGATATGAAGGTAGCTGTGGGCGAGGCGTGCAATAACGCGATTATACATGGCTATGAGCATCGCGGCTCGGGCGAGCTTCATGTAAGTTTTGAACAGCAGCTTGACGGCTTGAAAATTTGCGTTCGTGACAATGGAACCAGCTTTAATTATGAACAGGCTGTCAATCGCACAGCGGGAGCGCTTCATGCGACGAGGCTTAGCGAGGCTCCAATTGGAGGACTTGGCCTATATATGATGCAAGCGCTCATGGATCATGTGGAAGTGAATACGACTAGCGGTACGGAGGTCATTCTTACCAAACTGCTTGGCAGAAAAGAGGAGATGGCATGA
- a CDS encoding fused response regulator/phosphatase — MRIAIVDDNATNLLIIEKILQKAGYTKLATASSAMELFDILELDEPNATEQPVSLILMDLMMPGIDGIEACRRIQESERYRDIPVIFVTALGDSNKLAEALDAGAIDYVMKPINKVELLARIRSALRLKYEKDWHKERDQRISFELNLAKQVQRSILSDPIDNERVKIDAIYRPSSELAGDFYAWYCLGGGKYGVILLDMMGHGISSSLVCMYIYSALQDTIKSISDPELVVLELNRRMMQLQGSNQLMNYYFTAIYYVLDTKEQTIEYVNAGHPAGIAFVDQKPQLLTEGCCALGFFDNIEVKKGSISYRNQVKIVLYTDGLLDQLAKGQEDDVQQLQARLGEDGEQLEDHVLNLFEGLGQVSQQDDICLVTVETKLKA, encoded by the coding sequence ATGCGAATTGCAATTGTGGACGACAACGCTACGAATTTGCTCATAATAGAGAAAATACTGCAAAAAGCCGGATACACGAAATTAGCAACAGCCTCCTCAGCGATGGAGCTGTTTGATATTTTGGAGCTGGATGAGCCGAATGCGACGGAACAGCCGGTTTCTCTCATTCTAATGGATTTAATGATGCCGGGCATCGATGGCATTGAAGCGTGCAGGCGCATTCAGGAAAGCGAGCGTTACCGCGATATTCCGGTTATTTTTGTTACGGCGCTCGGGGATTCCAACAAGCTGGCGGAAGCGCTGGACGCGGGAGCGATCGATTATGTGATGAAGCCGATTAATAAGGTCGAGCTTCTGGCTCGCATTCGCTCGGCGCTTCGTCTTAAATATGAAAAGGATTGGCATAAGGAGCGCGATCAGCGGATTTCCTTCGAGCTGAATTTGGCGAAGCAGGTGCAGCGCAGCATATTAAGCGATCCGATAGACAATGAACGGGTAAAAATCGATGCGATTTATCGGCCGTCCTCCGAGCTGGCAGGCGACTTTTATGCCTGGTATTGCTTAGGCGGCGGAAAATATGGCGTGATTTTGCTTGATATGATGGGCCATGGCATTTCTTCCTCGCTAGTGTGCATGTATATTTATTCGGCGCTGCAGGATACGATCAAAAGCATTTCCGATCCCGAGCTCGTCGTGCTTGAGCTGAACCGGAGAATGATGCAGCTGCAAGGCTCGAATCAACTGATGAACTATTATTTTACAGCTATCTATTATGTGCTGGATACGAAGGAGCAAACGATTGAGTACGTCAATGCGGGGCATCCCGCTGGCATCGCCTTTGTGGACCAAAAACCGCAGCTGCTGACGGAAGGCTGCTGCGCCTTAGGATTTTTTGATAACATTGAAGTGAAAAAAGGCAGCATTTCTTATCGCAACCAAGTGAAAATCGTGCTTTATACCGATGGTCTGCTGGATCAGCTTGCCAAAGGACAAGAGGATGACGTTCAGCAGCTGCAAGCAAGGCTGGGTGAAGACGGGGAACAGCTTGAGGATCATGTGCTGAATTTGTTCGAGGGTTTAGGACAGGTAAGCCAGCAGGACGATATATGCCTCGTGACGGTCGAGACAAAATTAAAGGCGTAA
- a CDS encoding DUF948 domain-containing protein, whose amino-acid sequence MLWEIGVLIAAIAFAILVYYVIEALRSLKYSLDEMRVTLVEVKHEISAIGTEVKGVVQTTNSVADDVNMKLKSLDSLFGSLDDVGHVVQEATSAVKESAVALISSVKTGQKMRKERAVVQAKAEAARPKVAVNSTKTELIAQGATLAAKVLQMLVERKANTAAADNVSRPTAMPNTASSRQ is encoded by the coding sequence ATGCTATGGGAAATAGGGGTTTTGATAGCGGCAATTGCTTTTGCAATACTCGTTTATTATGTGATAGAGGCGCTTAGATCGCTTAAGTATTCTCTTGATGAGATGAGGGTAACTTTAGTCGAAGTGAAGCATGAGATATCGGCAATCGGTACAGAGGTGAAAGGGGTCGTTCAAACGACAAACTCTGTTGCAGATGATGTAAATATGAAGCTCAAATCGCTTGATTCGCTGTTTGGCTCGCTGGATGATGTAGGCCATGTCGTTCAGGAAGCGACCTCGGCGGTTAAGGAATCGGCTGTCGCACTCATTTCCTCTGTGAAAACAGGGCAGAAGATGCGGAAAGAAAGAGCCGTCGTACAAGCCAAAGCGGAAGCAGCAAGGCCGAAAGTGGCAGTGAATAGCACGAAGACGGAATTAATTGCCCAAGGTGCAACGCTTGCGGCGAAGGTGCTGCAGATGCTTGTAGAGCGTAAAGCCAATACGGCAGCAGCAGACAACGTATCCAGGCCAACTGCTATGCCTAATACAGCTTCAAGCAGACAGTAA
- a CDS encoding protein-glutamate O-methyltransferase CheR produces MNQEVENVELELFLEGIYRYYGFDFRHYIRSSLLRRIQNRLRIEGIPTITRLLDQVLRDKEMLDKVLHDFSIRVTEMFRDPGFFRALRQEVIPYLRGLPEIRIWHAGCATGEEVYSMAILLKEEGLTQRSKIYATDMSESAIEKCQRGAYPLKQMQIYTKNYMEAGGMIAFSEYYQTDHQYAYFLPELRDNIMFAQHNLVTDGSFNEFHLIICRNVMIYFDTTLQQQVHKLFYSSLAAEGFLGLGNKESIVQLDKHLQYAEFNPNERIYRKAALGGEAAK; encoded by the coding sequence ATGAATCAAGAAGTGGAGAACGTAGAGCTGGAATTATTTTTAGAAGGCATCTACCGTTATTATGGATTTGACTTTCGGCATTACATTCGTTCGTCTCTCTTGCGGCGGATTCAAAATCGGTTGCGAATAGAAGGCATTCCTACGATTACGAGATTGCTTGATCAGGTGCTTCGGGATAAAGAAATGCTGGACAAGGTGCTGCATGATTTCTCCATTAGAGTAACCGAAATGTTTCGGGACCCTGGGTTTTTCCGCGCTCTGCGCCAAGAGGTGATTCCTTATTTGCGGGGGCTTCCGGAAATAAGAATATGGCATGCTGGCTGTGCGACAGGCGAAGAGGTTTATTCTATGGCGATTTTGCTCAAGGAGGAAGGCCTCACGCAGCGCAGCAAAATTTATGCGACCGATATGAGCGAGAGCGCGATTGAGAAGTGCCAGCGCGGTGCATACCCGCTAAAGCAAATGCAAATTTATACGAAAAATTATATGGAAGCGGGCGGAATGATCGCCTTTTCCGAATATTACCAAACGGATCATCAATATGCTTATTTTTTGCCGGAGCTGCGGGATAATATTATGTTCGCCCAGCATAACTTGGTGACGGATGGCTCGTTCAATGAGTTTCATCTAATCATTTGCCGCAATGTGATGATTTATTTCGACACCACCTTGCAGCAGCAAGTCCATAAGCTATTTTATAGCAGCTTGGCGGCAGAGGGATTTCTTGGATTGGGAAATAAGGAGTCCATTGTCCAACTGGATAAGCATTTGCAATATGCCGAATTTAATCCGAATGAGCGGATCTATCGCAAAGCAGCATTAGGCGGAGAGGCCGCAAAATAG
- a CDS encoding HAMP domain-containing sensor histidine kinase, with product MLADVMDQEHSDRWILAAGNDRLTAKPEGFNSAWIKIEVPELNWENPGIMLDVNFAQQIRIFNDGYLIYEDERNYGYETNNILLKLSPHYYNKPIYIYLKGNADASSLGIDGSVKLGDFQSMNSKYLQKNILDIILGGTLVFVSISLLICMLFVNKIYWPGWNSLCLLMLSIGVMTLTISPYLYAFFGKSSRVYYYLFDISSTFIMTWIFLFFEQIISKGTSRILKYCLRVQLVISIGSFAWLLLSVLLGGRVLHYYESIVPLIFASSVMIGNIILISVLAFYCVKRNRESIIISAGFALFALTVVSELGIYFTHKDYEMFYWKWGTLFFLFSLIVVLIRRIINNYEQMLLYSRKLEVFNNELQRSEKMEIISQLAASVAHEVRNPLQVTRGFLQLIGHRSADQKDKNYMLLAIDELDRASSIITDFLTFAKPQVEMTTILNIAEELGQIEAILSPLATIQGGELRVESNFELYVRGNSSKFKQAIINIVKNSIEALPTKGSIDIIAYQEDSTVIIRISDNGVGMEESELERLGEPYFSNKSKGTGLGLMVTFRIIEVMNGRIYFNSIKGVGTEAFVSLPIAEIQ from the coding sequence GTGCTCGCAGATGTGATGGATCAGGAGCACAGTGATAGATGGATCTTGGCAGCAGGCAATGATCGGCTAACCGCTAAGCCGGAAGGCTTTAACTCCGCTTGGATCAAGATTGAGGTTCCTGAGTTGAATTGGGAAAACCCAGGTATTATGCTGGACGTGAACTTTGCGCAGCAAATTCGTATTTTTAATGACGGTTATCTTATTTATGAGGATGAGCGAAACTACGGTTATGAGACGAACAATATTTTGCTGAAGCTGTCTCCTCATTATTACAATAAGCCGATATACATCTATTTAAAAGGCAATGCAGATGCAAGCTCGCTCGGAATCGATGGGAGCGTGAAGCTTGGCGATTTCCAAAGCATGAATTCTAAATATTTGCAGAAAAATATTTTGGATATTATTTTAGGCGGCACGCTTGTATTTGTATCGATTTCATTGCTTATATGCATGCTGTTTGTGAATAAAATATATTGGCCAGGCTGGAATTCGTTATGTCTCCTCATGCTGTCGATTGGGGTAATGACATTGACGATTTCCCCGTATTTGTATGCGTTTTTCGGCAAATCCAGCCGGGTGTATTATTATTTGTTTGATATATCCTCGACGTTTATTATGACCTGGATCTTTTTATTTTTTGAGCAAATCATTAGTAAAGGCACAAGCCGGATCTTAAAATATTGCTTGCGTGTCCAACTAGTCATCTCTATTGGCAGCTTCGCATGGCTGCTGCTGAGCGTCCTGCTAGGCGGAAGGGTCTTGCATTATTATGAGAGCATCGTTCCGCTCATCTTTGCTTCGTCCGTCATGATTGGCAATATCATTTTGATCTCGGTGCTTGCTTTTTATTGTGTGAAGCGAAACCGGGAAAGCATTATTATTTCCGCAGGCTTTGCGCTGTTTGCGCTAACGGTAGTGTCCGAACTGGGTATTTATTTTACGCACAAAGATTATGAAATGTTTTATTGGAAATGGGGAACGCTGTTTTTCCTCTTTTCTTTAATTGTGGTGCTGATCCGGCGGATTATTAATAATTATGAGCAAATGCTGCTGTACTCCCGAAAGCTGGAAGTCTTCAATAATGAGCTGCAGCGTTCAGAAAAAATGGAAATTATTAGCCAGCTCGCTGCATCGGTTGCCCATGAAGTGCGCAATCCGCTGCAGGTGACACGCGGCTTTCTCCAGCTGATTGGCCACCGTTCCGCTGATCAGAAGGATAAAAACTATATGCTGCTTGCTATCGACGAATTGGATCGGGCCTCCAGCATCATTACGGACTTTTTGACCTTTGCCAAGCCTCAGGTTGAAATGACGACGATACTGAATATAGCCGAGGAATTGGGGCAAATTGAAGCGATTTTATCTCCGCTTGCTACGATCCAAGGTGGAGAATTGCGGGTAGAGTCGAATTTTGAACTGTATGTGCGGGGGAATTCCTCTAAATTCAAGCAAGCGATTATTAATATTGTGAAAAATAGCATCGAAGCGCTGCCGACAAAGGGAAGCATTGACATTATTGCCTATCAGGAAGATTCCACCGTCATTATTCGCATTAGCGATAATGGAGTCGGGATGGAAGAGAGCGAGCTGGAAAGATTGGGCGAGCCGTATTTCTCCAATAAGTCCAAAGGTACGGGGCTAGGGCTGATGGTGACCTTCCGCATTATCGAAGTGATGAACGGCCGGATCTATTTTAACAGCATAAAAGGTGTAGGCACGGAAGCGTTCGTAAGTTTGCCTATAGCAGAAATTCAATAA
- a CDS encoding sigma-70 family RNA polymerase sigma factor: MQTYRDEGCNEAATALLVHYEDIVRMAAGKMSRSRPDLYEDLYQVGQMSLLRLFKQYDPSIGIPFEGYAMKSVIGNLKNYLRDRSWYIQVPRRVKEKGSMLQHAIDELTVKLERSPKVEEIAAHLELTQEETIEILAGRDYYHYTSLDTPLTSEGDGASIGDLIANPSDEFKALDMKLDIGEAMKSLKEEEQTVIHLIYQEGQSQRMIADKLGVSQMSVSRIQKRAIEKLRAWL, from the coding sequence ATGCAAACTTACCGTGATGAAGGTTGTAATGAAGCGGCTACGGCGCTGCTGGTGCATTATGAGGATATCGTTCGGATGGCTGCTGGCAAAATGTCTCGCAGCCGCCCGGATTTATATGAGGATTTATATCAGGTAGGCCAAATGTCGCTGCTGCGGCTCTTTAAACAATATGACCCTTCAATCGGTATTCCGTTTGAAGGTTATGCGATGAAAAGCGTTATTGGCAACTTGAAAAATTATTTGCGTGACCGCTCTTGGTATATTCAAGTGCCTAGACGTGTAAAGGAAAAGGGCAGCATGCTTCAGCATGCGATTGATGAGCTGACGGTAAAGCTGGAACGCTCGCCGAAAGTGGAGGAAATCGCCGCCCATTTGGAGCTTACGCAGGAAGAGACGATTGAAATTTTGGCAGGGCGTGATTATTATCATTACACATCGCTTGATACGCCGTTGACGAGCGAAGGGGATGGCGCTTCTATTGGCGATCTCATTGCGAATCCGTCCGATGAATTTAAAGCGCTTGATATGAAGCTGGATATAGGTGAAGCAATGAAAAGCCTTAAGGAAGAAGAACAGACCGTCATCCATTTAATCTATCAGGAAGGCCAGTCGCAGCGAATGATAGCCGATAAGCTTGGCGTTTCGCAAATGAGCGTTTCCCGTATCCAGAAGCGCGCGATTGAGAAGCTGCGGGCATGGCTGTAG
- a CDS encoding STAS domain-containing protein — protein MTLNKFQAVIHETDSAIIVQVGGELDLAAAPELRSLLETVVNRTEKTLVLDTERLAYIDSTGIGIVVSVIKARDEKKAEFIVKNIPRSIKRLFDITGISGYINEGTVS, from the coding sequence ATGACGTTAAACAAATTTCAGGCCGTTATTCATGAAACGGATAGCGCGATAATTGTACAAGTAGGCGGTGAGCTTGATTTGGCCGCAGCGCCTGAGCTGCGCTCCCTGCTTGAAACGGTTGTCAATCGTACGGAGAAAACGCTGGTTCTTGATACGGAGCGCCTTGCTTATATCGATAGTACAGGTATCGGCATCGTGGTGTCGGTCATTAAAGCGCGTGATGAGAAGAAAGCCGAATTTATCGTTAAAAATATTCCAAGAAGCATTAAGCGGCTATTTGATATTACAGGCATTTCAGGTTATATCAACGAAGGGACCGTAAGCTAA
- a CDS encoding CHASE3 domain-containing protein: protein MQSEINFIADHDIAVHEMVDQLEINMLDMQNGQRGYVISGDEKYLVPYNDANLIWGSNYNALHELLNDNPAQQANLEEIKANIEQWGKFAGQPVVQLRKENKMDAIRTYYASDLGKEIVEKVRTQLDQLRTSEKALTKQRVEALSQNNLNLQYILFIAFALVTISAIAAAVFVSGAIVRTIRDVKHTIRSIIASEGDINERIRVNTKDEIRELAEATNELLDNVNEESWVQKRTVEVADMYQGFKHITDLSEAFVYQVTPMLDATYSAIYLRHVQNGVTTYVKTASFAGHEHAIEAAVSFKPGEGIAGQCVVDKRLYHLTDLPMGYVKVRSSLGEASPRSLLVAPIFFEGKVLAVVEFASLGTFDDKHLTLIKALQESLGVAINSVVGRMEIERLLNESQMLTEELQAQSEELQAQSEEMQMQQEQLRLTNDYLQEQRDLAEQRNTQLEQTKHELEDYSEKLVQSSQYKTDFLANMSHELRTPLNSILILSQMLYENENKTMTEEEQHYSHVIHSAGKDLLSLIDDILDLSKIEAGKLEVTIDDVNMTEIPMLMRQLFDPVAEKKQLPFVTVFDEQAPPIISTDGHRLQHILKNLLSNAFKFTDSGSVRLRISSVEQARMLELYNGEAPSDTMIAISVSDSGIGISPDKQAIIFEAFQQADGTTNRQYGGTGLGLSICREFTRLLGGRLQLESVEGEGSTFTLYLPSLNEEFAAFSQEMLNSRDQSAAGANTVIWLASDDAGSDSNQLHDEGLSEEEAAQLKAHMEDTRLFEGKRVLLVDDDDRNVFALKTALTSKGVIVESASNGKLGLELLNKQPDFDIILMDIMMPVMDGLEAIRSIRSNPMLKELPIIALTAKAMRNDRERCMQAGASDYISKPLQMEQLYSLLRVWMTKQEGR from the coding sequence TTGCAGAGCGAAATCAATTTCATTGCAGATCACGACATTGCCGTTCATGAAATGGTCGATCAGCTTGAAATCAATATGCTGGATATGCAAAATGGGCAGCGCGGCTACGTCATCAGTGGTGACGAGAAGTATTTGGTTCCCTATAACGATGCCAATTTAATATGGGGGAGCAATTACAATGCGCTCCATGAGCTATTGAATGATAATCCTGCCCAACAGGCAAATTTAGAGGAAATTAAAGCGAATATTGAGCAATGGGGCAAGTTTGCCGGACAGCCCGTTGTCCAACTGCGTAAAGAAAACAAGATGGATGCGATTCGTACTTATTACGCTAGCGATCTCGGCAAGGAGATTGTGGAAAAGGTGCGTACCCAGCTGGATCAGCTTCGTACTTCGGAGAAGGCGCTTACGAAGCAAAGGGTGGAGGCGCTCTCACAAAATAATCTCAATTTGCAATATATATTATTTATTGCATTTGCGTTAGTGACGATTAGCGCGATTGCTGCTGCTGTATTCGTCTCAGGCGCCATCGTTCGTACGATTAGGGATGTCAAACATACGATTCGCAGCATCATTGCTTCAGAAGGCGATATTAATGAGCGTATTCGGGTGAATACGAAGGATGAAATTCGCGAGCTAGCCGAGGCGACCAATGAATTGCTCGACAACGTCAATGAAGAAAGCTGGGTACAGAAGCGTACCGTGGAGGTAGCGGATATGTATCAGGGCTTTAAGCATATTACTGATCTGTCCGAAGCCTTTGTCTATCAAGTAACGCCGATGCTGGATGCTACTTATAGCGCCATTTATTTGCGCCATGTCCAAAATGGCGTAACTACCTATGTGAAGACGGCCTCCTTTGCAGGGCATGAGCATGCGATCGAAGCAGCTGTAAGCTTCAAGCCTGGAGAAGGAATTGCTGGCCAATGTGTCGTTGACAAACGGCTGTATCATCTGACTGATTTGCCAATGGGATATGTGAAAGTCCGTTCTTCCTTAGGGGAGGCTTCTCCACGAAGCTTGCTGGTAGCTCCGATTTTCTTCGAGGGCAAAGTGCTGGCGGTTGTGGAGTTTGCCTCCTTAGGAACGTTCGACGACAAGCATCTTACGCTTATTAAAGCGCTGCAGGAAAGCCTTGGCGTAGCTATAAACAGCGTCGTAGGCCGTATGGAAATCGAGCGTCTGCTCAATGAATCGCAAATGCTGACCGAGGAGCTGCAGGCGCAGTCCGAGGAATTGCAGGCACAGTCTGAGGAAATGCAAATGCAGCAGGAGCAGCTCCGCCTGACGAACGACTATTTGCAGGAGCAGCGGGACTTGGCTGAGCAGCGCAATACCCAGCTGGAGCAGACGAAGCACGAGCTTGAGGATTATTCGGAGAAGCTTGTGCAGAGCTCGCAATATAAGACGGATTTTCTGGCCAATATGTCGCATGAGCTGCGTACGCCGCTAAACAGCATTTTGATTTTGTCGCAGATGCTTTATGAGAATGAAAATAAGACGATGACGGAGGAAGAGCAGCATTATTCCCACGTCATCCATTCGGCGGGCAAAGATTTGCTTAGCCTGATCGACGATATTTTGGACTTATCGAAAATCGAAGCCGGCAAGCTGGAAGTGACGATCGATGATGTCAATATGACAGAAATTCCAATGCTGATGCGCCAGCTATTCGATCCCGTAGCGGAGAAAAAACAGCTTCCCTTCGTTACTGTCTTCGATGAGCAAGCACCGCCTATTATCTCGACGGACGGTCACCGCTTGCAGCATATTTTGAAAAATCTGCTGTCTAATGCCTTTAAGTTTACAGATAGCGGTTCCGTGCGCCTCCGTATTTCTTCTGTGGAACAAGCACGAATGCTGGAGCTGTATAATGGCGAGGCGCCATCCGATACGATGATTGCCATTTCGGTAAGCGACAGCGGCATTGGCATTTCGCCAGACAAGCAAGCGATTATTTTCGAAGCGTTCCAGCAAGCCGATGGGACGACGAATCGCCAATATGGCGGTACGGGCCTAGGCTTATCCATCTGCCGTGAATTTACCCGCCTGCTTGGAGGCAGGCTGCAGCTTGAGAGCGTGGAGGGCGAGGGAAGCACGTTTACATTGTATTTGCCAAGCTTGAATGAAGAGTTTGCAGCGTTCAGCCAGGAAATGCTGAATAGCCGTGACCAGTCGGCAGCTGGTGCCAATACCGTAATATGGCTTGCATCTGATGATGCTGGAAGCGACTCTAATCAACTGCATGATGAAGGACTTAGCGAGGAAGAAGCGGCGCAGCTAAAAGCTCATATGGAGGATACGCGGCTATTTGAGGGGAAACGGGTGCTGCTCGTCGATGACGACGACCGCAATGTGTTTGCTCTTAAGACGGCGCTTACCAGCAAAGGGGTTATCGTGGAGTCGGCCAGCAACGGCAAGCTCGGCTTGGAGCTTTTGAATAAACAACCTGATTTTGATATTATTCTTATGGATATTATGATGCCGGTTATGGATGGATTGGAAGCTATACGCAGCATCCGCAGCAATCCGATGCTGAAAGAGCTGCCGATTATTGCGCTCACAGCGAAAGCGATGAGAAATGATCGGGAGCGCTGCATGCAGGCGGGCGCCTCGGATTATATTAGCAAGCCGCTCCAAATGGAGCAGCTTTACTCGCTGCTGCGCGTATGGATGACGAAGCAGGAGGGCCGATGA
- a CDS encoding ATP-binding protein — MKRIVMQIPADAQYLDIVRLGLYGIASKMGFSYEDIEDMKVAVGEACNNAVLHYTPHQAGEREAAEAVEAAEDELQIIVEFEVLPDSLTIKITNSGAGFEAGAYMEKAGPLEGEDTSGLEVGGLGLYLMQALMDEVNIHSAECTQVVMTKRLLPLQ, encoded by the coding sequence ATGAAGCGTATTGTGATGCAAATACCGGCGGACGCACAATATTTGGATATCGTGAGGCTTGGCCTGTACGGTATTGCTTCTAAAATGGGTTTTTCGTACGAGGATATCGAAGATATGAAGGTTGCTGTGGGAGAAGCTTGCAATAACGCTGTTTTACACTATACGCCACATCAAGCGGGCGAGCGGGAGGCGGCCGAGGCTGTTGAGGCCGCTGAGGACGAGCTCCAAATTATAGTAGAATTTGAAGTGCTGCCAGATAGCTTGACGATTAAAATTACGAATAGCGGAGCAGGATTTGAAGCTGGCGCCTATATGGAAAAGGCAGGGCCGCTCGAAGGTGAAGATACGAGCGGTTTGGAAGTTGGCGGACTGGGCTTGTATTTAATGCAAGCGCTAATGGATGAGGTTAATATACATTCCGCCGAATGTACGCAGGTTGTCATGACCAAGCGCCTTCTGCCGCTGCAATAA
- a CDS encoding YtxH domain-containing protein, translating to MSNPVNEAKSNGLLAGILIGGALGALSALLLAPKSGSELRKSLSNTCSDLTQKTGRLASNISEKTSDLVSTIGNKTQSIATTVRDEACDVADHAKQSAEHIIGSVSEKAEEAKEGIKAQLDAPKV from the coding sequence ATGTCAAACCCTGTAAATGAAGCAAAATCAAACGGACTGCTCGCGGGAATTCTTATTGGAGGTGCGCTCGGCGCTTTGTCGGCCCTGCTGCTTGCTCCGAAATCAGGCTCCGAGCTGCGAAAATCTCTTTCCAATACCTGCTCCGATTTAACCCAAAAAACAGGTCGCCTGGCTTCCAACATTAGCGAGAAAACTAGCGATCTCGTTTCTACGATAGGCAACAAAACGCAAAGCATCGCCACTACGGTTCGCGATGAGGCCTGCGACGTAGCCGACCATGCAAAGCAAAGCGCCGAGCATATCATTGGTTCAGTATCAGAGAAGGCTGAAGAGGCGAAGGAAGGCATTAAGGCGCAGCTTGACGCGCCGAAAGTTTAA
- a CDS encoding L-fucose/L-arabinose isomerase family protein — protein MSLLTPIKPARKPRIGMYSVGLRAYWEQFPGLRERLEQYGAFIEQKIAQWADVFHYGLVDTESEGRSAGEWLNTQNVDLVFCHAATYSTSSTVLPIHLINKAPVVFLNLQPTERMNYEGSTTGEWLAHCGACPVPEFANAFNRAGIPFKVVNGLLGLDYTPDISLTNEGTSGRKEAVRAWREIEEWVRAAGVPRTLRHSRFGFLGNTYSGMLDMYSDFTMIQAQTGLHIEVLEMCDLDRILRSVTPQETKRKRDEVLAMFQLSGDSPSDPIARKPTEEQLEWSCKVAAAQEKLVREYGLDALTYYYHGAPGGEYEQLQGGFIVGHSLLTARGIPCSGEGDLKTAVAMKICDILGTGGSFSEIVVVDYVDETILLGHDGPFHIAISEGRPVLRGMGLFHGKQGTGVSVEAKVRTGPITTLNLTQTGDGRLKLISSEAESTNGPIMRIGNTQTPVKFKQHPDDYMTAWFAEAPTHHCAMSIGHNASLFSKVAELMQIKHVALG, from the coding sequence TGAGCAGAAAATCGCCCAGTGGGCCGATGTATTTCATTATGGTCTGGTGGATACGGAAAGCGAGGGGCGCAGCGCGGGAGAATGGCTCAATACGCAAAATGTAGATTTAGTGTTTTGCCATGCCGCTACGTATTCAACCAGCTCGACGGTATTGCCAATCCATCTAATCAATAAAGCGCCGGTCGTGTTTCTTAATTTGCAGCCGACCGAGCGAATGAATTATGAAGGTTCGACGACAGGAGAATGGCTGGCGCACTGCGGCGCTTGTCCGGTTCCGGAGTTTGCTAATGCGTTTAATCGTGCCGGTATACCATTTAAAGTTGTAAATGGCTTGCTGGGACTAGATTATACACCGGATATTTCGCTGACGAATGAGGGAACGAGCGGGCGTAAGGAAGCTGTACGCGCCTGGCGTGAGATTGAGGAATGGGTAAGGGCGGCGGGTGTTCCGCGCACGCTGCGACATAGCCGCTTCGGTTTTCTTGGCAATACGTACAGCGGCATGCTGGACATGTATAGCGATTTTACGATGATTCAGGCTCAGACCGGCCTTCATATAGAGGTGCTGGAAATGTGCGATTTGGATCGCATACTAAGGTCGGTTACGCCGCAGGAAACGAAGCGCAAGCGGGATGAAGTGCTGGCGATGTTCCAGCTCAGCGGCGATTCTCCTTCTGATCCAATTGCCAGAAAACCGACGGAGGAGCAGCTTGAATGGTCGTGCAAGGTGGCGGCAGCGCAGGAAAAGCTCGTACGCGAATATGGTCTGGATGCGCTAACCTATTATTATCATGGTGCGCCGGGCGGTGAATACGAGCAGCTGCAAGGCGGCTTTATTGTGGGGCATTCTTTGCTGACAGCCAGAGGCATTCCTTGCTCGGGAGAAGGGGATTTGAAGACGGCTGTCGCTATGAAAATATGCGATATTCTCGGCACAGGCGGCAGCTTCTCGGAAATCGTCGTTGTCGATTACGTTGATGAAACGATTTTGCTTGGGCATGATGGGCCGTTTCATATTGCGATATCTGAGGGGAGACCTGTATTGCGCGGCATGGGGCTCTTTCATGGCAAACAGGGAACAGGCGTATCCGTTGAAGCGAAGGTACGAACGGGACCGATTACGACGCTGAACTTGACCCAGACAGGAGATGGCAGGCTTAAACTGATCAGCAGCGAGGCGGAGTCTACGAACGGCCCGATTATGCGTATTGGCAATACGCAGACGCCAGTAAAATTCAAGCAGCATCCAGACGATTATATGACGGCATGGTTTGCCGAAGCGCCGACCCATCACTGCGCCATGTCGATCGGACATAATGCCTCGCTGTTCAGCAAGGTTGCGGAGCTCATGCAGATCAAGCATGTGGCGCTGGGTTAG